From one Marmota flaviventris isolate mMarFla1 chromosome 1, mMarFla1.hap1, whole genome shotgun sequence genomic stretch:
- the Ranbp1 gene encoding ran-specific GTPase-activating protein yields the protein MAAAQDPHQDHDTSTENADESNHDPQFEPIVSLPEQEIKTLEEDEEELFKMRAKLFRFASENDLPEWKERGTGDVKLLKHKEKGTIRLLMRRDKTLKICANHYITPTMELKPNAGSDRAWVWNTHADFADEYPKPELLAIRFLNAENAQKFKTKFEECRKAIEEREKKGLGKNDNAEKVTEKLEALSVKEENKEPGEETEEKSEKQ from the exons ATGGCGGCCGCCCAG GACCCTCATCAGGACCATGATACCTCTACTGAGAATGCAGATGAATCCAATCACGACCCCCAGTTTGAGCCTATAGTTTCGCTCCCTGAGCAAGAAATTAAAACGctggaggaagatgaagaggaacTTTTTAAGAT GCGAGCAAAGCTATTTCGATTTGCTTCAGAGAATGATCTTCCAGAATGGAAGGAACGAGGCACTGGTGATGTCAAGCTCCTGAAACATAAGGAGAAAGGAACCATCCGCCTTCTCATGAGGAGGGACAAGACCCTGAAGATATGCGCCAACCACTATA TCACGCCAACGATGGAACTGAAGCCAAACGCCGGCAGCGACCGTGCCTGGGTTTGGAACACCCATGCTGACTTTGCTGATGAGTACCCTAAGCCAGAGCTGCTCGCCATCCGCTTCCTAAACGCTGAGA ATgcacaaaaattcaaaacaaagttTGAAGAATGCAGGAAAGCaattgaagagagagaaaagaaag GACTGGGCAAAAATGATAATGCTGAAAAAGTGACCGAAAAGCTGGAAGCTCTTTCTGTGAAGGAGGAGAACAAGGAACCTGGAGAGGAGACTGAGGAGAAATCGGAGAAGCAATGA
- the Trmt2a gene encoding tRNA (uracil-5-)-methyltransferase homolog A isoform X4, translating into MSEKPNNEASEPMEVCSQRCSNVLDSPEAPVSREKQEEKEGPRTAAGSGPQPGLYNYIRDDLFTSEIFKLELQNVPRHASFSDVRRFLGRFGLQPHKTKLFGQPPCAFVTFRSAAERDKALRVLHGALWKGRPLSVRLARPKADPMARKRQQEGEPPAMRVADVVTPLWTVPYAEQLERKRLECEQVLQRLAKSTSSCREIGNTNRTLLPWLLTQRHKHNKACCPLEGVRPSPQQTEYRNKCEFLVGVGVDGEDNTVGCRLGKYKGGTCAVAAPFDTVHIPEATKRVVKSFQEFIRSTPYSAYDPETYAGHWKQLTVRTSRRGQAMAIAYFHPQKLSHEELAGLKASLVQHFMEGPGRTSGVTCLYFVEEGQRKTPSQEGLLLEHVAGDRCIQEDLLGLTFQISPHAFFQVNTPAAEVLYTVIQDWAQLDKESTVLDVCCGTGTIGLALAWKVKRVIGIELCQEAVEDARVNAHANELNNVEFHCGRAEDLVPTLVCRLASQQLVAILDPPRAGLHSKVILAIRRAENLKRLLYVSCNPRAAMGNFVDLCRAPSNRVKGIPFRPVKAVAVDLFPQTPHCEMLILFERVEHPNSTGVLEHQGPLAQPSQEPANDTTLEVGASFSS; encoded by the exons ATGAGTGAGAAGCCGAACAACGAA GCCTCAGAGCCCATGGAGGTCTGCAGCCAGCGTTGCAGCAATGTCCTGGACAGCCCTGAAGCCCCAGTATCCCgagagaagcaggaggagaaagaggggcCTAGGACTGCTGCAGGCTCTGGTCCTCAACCTGGGCTTTACAATTACATCAGGGATGACTTGTTCACCTCAGAGATCTTCAAGCTAGAGCTGCAGAATGTGCCTCGACATGCCAGCTTCAGCGATGTCCGACGTTTTTTGGGCCGCTTTGGCCTGCAGCCccataaaacaaaactctttGGGCAACCACCCTGTGCCTTTGTGACCTTTCGCAGTGCTGCTGAGCGGGACAAGGCCCTTCGGGTGCTACATGGAGCCCTCTGGAAAGGCCGCCCACTCAGCGTGCGCCTGGCCCGCCCCAAGGCGGACCCCATGGCCAGGAAGAGGCAGCAAGAGGGTGAGCCACCAGCAATGCGAGTTGCTGATGTGGTGACACCTCTTTGGACAGTGCCCTATGCTGAGCAGCTGGAGCGAAAGCGGCTGGAGTGTGAGCAGGTGCTGCAAAGGCTTGCCAA ATCTACTTCATCCTGCAGGGAAATTGGAAACACCAATCGCACACTGCTGCCCTGGCTGCTCACACAGAGGCACAAGCACAACAAGGCCTGCTGCCCACTGGAGGGGGTCAGGCCATCACCCCAGCAG ACTGAGTATCGTAATAAGTGTGAGTTTCTGGTTGGCGTTGGGGTGGATGGGGAAGATAACACTGTTGGCTGCCGACTTGGCAAATACAAGGGTGGGACGTGTGCTGTAGCAGCCCCCTTTGACACAGTGCATATCCCTGAAGCCACGAAACGGGTGGTGAAATCCTTCCAGGAATTCATACG GTCCACCCCATACTCTGCATATGACCCTGAGACATATGCAGGCCACTGGAAGCAGCTGACTGTACGCACCAGCCGCCGCGGCCAGGCCATGGCCATTGCCTACTTCCACCCCCAG AAACTGAGCCATGAGGAACTGGCAGGGCTGAAGGCCTCCCTGGTACAACATTTCATGGAGGGACCAGGCAGGACCAGCGGGGTGACCTGTCTTTACTTCGTGGAGGAGGGACAGCG AAAGACTCCCAGCCAGGAGGGCCTACTCCTGGAGCATGTGGCTGGGGACCGGTGTATTCAGGAGGACCTGCTTGGGCTGACCTTCCAGATCTCTCCTCATGCCTTTTTCCAG GTGAACACACCTGCAGCCGAGGTGCTCTACACAGTCATCCAGGATTGGGCCCAGCTGGACAAGGAAAGTACAGTGTTGGATGTGTGCTGTGGCACCGGTACCATTGGCCTGGCCCTTGCCTGG aagGTGAAGAGAGTCATTGGGATTGAGCTATGCCAGGAGGCTGTGGAGGATGCCCGGGTGAATGCCCATGCCAATG AGCTAAACAACGTTGAATTCCACTGCGGGAGGGCCGAGGACCTGGTGCCCACTCTGGTGTGCAGACTGGCCTCCCAACAACTTGTGGCCATCTTGGACCCACCACGAGCTGGCCTGC ATTCCAAGGTGATCCTTGCCATCCGAAGAGCTGAGAACCTCAAGCGGCTCCTGTATGTCTCATGCAACCCCCGGGCAGCCATGGGCAATTTTGTGGA CCTCTGCAGGGCCCCATCTAACCGGGTCAAGGGCATCCCCTTCCGACCAGTCAAAGCTGTGGCCGTGGACCTGTTCCCACAAACCCCACACTGTGAGATGCTCATTCTGTTCGAGAGGGTGGAACACCCCAATAGTACGGGAGTCCTAGAGCACCAAGGCCCTCTAGCCCAGCCCTCACAAGAGCCCGCTAATGATACCACACTGGAAGTTGGGGCCTCCTTTTCATCCTAG
- the Trmt2a gene encoding tRNA (uracil-5-)-methyltransferase homolog A isoform X1, giving the protein MKGDAGGDAEELGWGRNPLEEEASEPMEVCSQRCSNVLDSPEAPVSREKQEEKEGPRTAAGSGPQPGLYNYIRDDLFTSEIFKLELQNVPRHASFSDVRRFLGRFGLQPHKTKLFGQPPCAFVTFRSAAERDKALRVLHGALWKGRPLSVRLARPKADPMARKRQQEGEPPAMRVADVVTPLWTVPYAEQLERKRLECEQVLQRLAKSTSSCREIGNTNRTLLPWLLTQRHKHNKACCPLEGVRPSPQQTEYRNKCEFLVGVGVDGEDNTVGCRLGKYKGGTCAVAAPFDTVHIPEATKRVVKSFQEFIRSTPYSAYDPETYAGHWKQLTVRTSRRGQAMAIAYFHPQKLSHEELAGLKASLVQHFMEGPGRTSGVTCLYFVEEGQRKTPSQEGLLLEHVAGDRCIQEDLLGLTFQISPHAFFQVNTPAAEVLYTVIQDWAQLDKESTVLDVCCGTGTIGLALAWKVKRVIGIELCQEAVEDARVNAHANELNNVEFHCGRAEDLVPTLVCRLASQQLVAILDPPRAGLHSKVILAIRRAENLKRLLYVSCNPRAAMGNFVDLCRAPSNRVKGIPFRPVKAVAVDLFPQTPHCEMLILFERVEHPNSTGVLEHQGPLAQPSQEPANDTTLEVGASFSS; this is encoded by the exons ATGAAGGGAGACGCGGGCGGAGATGCGGAGGAGTTGGGGTGGGGTAGGAATCCCCTGGAAGAAGAG GCCTCAGAGCCCATGGAGGTCTGCAGCCAGCGTTGCAGCAATGTCCTGGACAGCCCTGAAGCCCCAGTATCCCgagagaagcaggaggagaaagaggggcCTAGGACTGCTGCAGGCTCTGGTCCTCAACCTGGGCTTTACAATTACATCAGGGATGACTTGTTCACCTCAGAGATCTTCAAGCTAGAGCTGCAGAATGTGCCTCGACATGCCAGCTTCAGCGATGTCCGACGTTTTTTGGGCCGCTTTGGCCTGCAGCCccataaaacaaaactctttGGGCAACCACCCTGTGCCTTTGTGACCTTTCGCAGTGCTGCTGAGCGGGACAAGGCCCTTCGGGTGCTACATGGAGCCCTCTGGAAAGGCCGCCCACTCAGCGTGCGCCTGGCCCGCCCCAAGGCGGACCCCATGGCCAGGAAGAGGCAGCAAGAGGGTGAGCCACCAGCAATGCGAGTTGCTGATGTGGTGACACCTCTTTGGACAGTGCCCTATGCTGAGCAGCTGGAGCGAAAGCGGCTGGAGTGTGAGCAGGTGCTGCAAAGGCTTGCCAA ATCTACTTCATCCTGCAGGGAAATTGGAAACACCAATCGCACACTGCTGCCCTGGCTGCTCACACAGAGGCACAAGCACAACAAGGCCTGCTGCCCACTGGAGGGGGTCAGGCCATCACCCCAGCAG ACTGAGTATCGTAATAAGTGTGAGTTTCTGGTTGGCGTTGGGGTGGATGGGGAAGATAACACTGTTGGCTGCCGACTTGGCAAATACAAGGGTGGGACGTGTGCTGTAGCAGCCCCCTTTGACACAGTGCATATCCCTGAAGCCACGAAACGGGTGGTGAAATCCTTCCAGGAATTCATACG GTCCACCCCATACTCTGCATATGACCCTGAGACATATGCAGGCCACTGGAAGCAGCTGACTGTACGCACCAGCCGCCGCGGCCAGGCCATGGCCATTGCCTACTTCCACCCCCAG AAACTGAGCCATGAGGAACTGGCAGGGCTGAAGGCCTCCCTGGTACAACATTTCATGGAGGGACCAGGCAGGACCAGCGGGGTGACCTGTCTTTACTTCGTGGAGGAGGGACAGCG AAAGACTCCCAGCCAGGAGGGCCTACTCCTGGAGCATGTGGCTGGGGACCGGTGTATTCAGGAGGACCTGCTTGGGCTGACCTTCCAGATCTCTCCTCATGCCTTTTTCCAG GTGAACACACCTGCAGCCGAGGTGCTCTACACAGTCATCCAGGATTGGGCCCAGCTGGACAAGGAAAGTACAGTGTTGGATGTGTGCTGTGGCACCGGTACCATTGGCCTGGCCCTTGCCTGG aagGTGAAGAGAGTCATTGGGATTGAGCTATGCCAGGAGGCTGTGGAGGATGCCCGGGTGAATGCCCATGCCAATG AGCTAAACAACGTTGAATTCCACTGCGGGAGGGCCGAGGACCTGGTGCCCACTCTGGTGTGCAGACTGGCCTCCCAACAACTTGTGGCCATCTTGGACCCACCACGAGCTGGCCTGC ATTCCAAGGTGATCCTTGCCATCCGAAGAGCTGAGAACCTCAAGCGGCTCCTGTATGTCTCATGCAACCCCCGGGCAGCCATGGGCAATTTTGTGGA CCTCTGCAGGGCCCCATCTAACCGGGTCAAGGGCATCCCCTTCCGACCAGTCAAAGCTGTGGCCGTGGACCTGTTCCCACAAACCCCACACTGTGAGATGCTCATTCTGTTCGAGAGGGTGGAACACCCCAATAGTACGGGAGTCCTAGAGCACCAAGGCCCTCTAGCCCAGCCCTCACAAGAGCCCGCTAATGATACCACACTGGAAGTTGGGGCCTCCTTTTCATCCTAG
- the Trmt2a gene encoding tRNA (uracil-5-)-methyltransferase homolog A isoform X3 codes for MKGDAGGDAEELGWGRNPLEEEASEPMEVCSQRCSNVLDSPEAPVSREKQEEKEGPRTAAGSGPQPGLYNYIRDDLFTSEIFKLELQNVPRHASFSDVRRFLGRFGLQPHKTKLFGQPPCAFVTFRSAAERDKALRVLHGALWKGRPLSVRLARPKADPMARKRQQEGEPPAMRVADVVTPLWTVPYAEQLERKRLECEQVLQRLAKEIGNTNRTLLPWLLTQRHKHNKACCPLEGVRPSPQQTEYRNKCEFLVGVGVDGEDNTVGCRLGKYKGGTCAVAAPFDTVHIPEATKRVVKSFQEFIRSTPYSAYDPETYAGHWKQLTVRTSRRGQAMAIAYFHPQKLSHEELAGLKASLVQHFMEGPGRTSGVTCLYFVEEGQRKTPSQEGLLLEHVAGDRCIQEDLLGLTFQISPHAFFQVNTPAAEVLYTVIQDWAQLDKESTVLDVCCGTGTIGLALAWKVKRVIGIELCQEAVEDARVNAHANELNNVEFHCGRAEDLVPTLVCRLASQQLVAILDPPRAGLHSKVILAIRRAENLKRLLYVSCNPRAAMGNFVDLCRAPSNRVKGIPFRPVKAVAVDLFPQTPHCEMLILFERVEHPNSTGVLEHQGPLAQPSQEPANDTTLEVGASFSS; via the exons ATGAAGGGAGACGCGGGCGGAGATGCGGAGGAGTTGGGGTGGGGTAGGAATCCCCTGGAAGAAGAG GCCTCAGAGCCCATGGAGGTCTGCAGCCAGCGTTGCAGCAATGTCCTGGACAGCCCTGAAGCCCCAGTATCCCgagagaagcaggaggagaaagaggggcCTAGGACTGCTGCAGGCTCTGGTCCTCAACCTGGGCTTTACAATTACATCAGGGATGACTTGTTCACCTCAGAGATCTTCAAGCTAGAGCTGCAGAATGTGCCTCGACATGCCAGCTTCAGCGATGTCCGACGTTTTTTGGGCCGCTTTGGCCTGCAGCCccataaaacaaaactctttGGGCAACCACCCTGTGCCTTTGTGACCTTTCGCAGTGCTGCTGAGCGGGACAAGGCCCTTCGGGTGCTACATGGAGCCCTCTGGAAAGGCCGCCCACTCAGCGTGCGCCTGGCCCGCCCCAAGGCGGACCCCATGGCCAGGAAGAGGCAGCAAGAGGGTGAGCCACCAGCAATGCGAGTTGCTGATGTGGTGACACCTCTTTGGACAGTGCCCTATGCTGAGCAGCTGGAGCGAAAGCGGCTGGAGTGTGAGCAGGTGCTGCAAAGGCTTGCCAA GGAAATTGGAAACACCAATCGCACACTGCTGCCCTGGCTGCTCACACAGAGGCACAAGCACAACAAGGCCTGCTGCCCACTGGAGGGGGTCAGGCCATCACCCCAGCAG ACTGAGTATCGTAATAAGTGTGAGTTTCTGGTTGGCGTTGGGGTGGATGGGGAAGATAACACTGTTGGCTGCCGACTTGGCAAATACAAGGGTGGGACGTGTGCTGTAGCAGCCCCCTTTGACACAGTGCATATCCCTGAAGCCACGAAACGGGTGGTGAAATCCTTCCAGGAATTCATACG GTCCACCCCATACTCTGCATATGACCCTGAGACATATGCAGGCCACTGGAAGCAGCTGACTGTACGCACCAGCCGCCGCGGCCAGGCCATGGCCATTGCCTACTTCCACCCCCAG AAACTGAGCCATGAGGAACTGGCAGGGCTGAAGGCCTCCCTGGTACAACATTTCATGGAGGGACCAGGCAGGACCAGCGGGGTGACCTGTCTTTACTTCGTGGAGGAGGGACAGCG AAAGACTCCCAGCCAGGAGGGCCTACTCCTGGAGCATGTGGCTGGGGACCGGTGTATTCAGGAGGACCTGCTTGGGCTGACCTTCCAGATCTCTCCTCATGCCTTTTTCCAG GTGAACACACCTGCAGCCGAGGTGCTCTACACAGTCATCCAGGATTGGGCCCAGCTGGACAAGGAAAGTACAGTGTTGGATGTGTGCTGTGGCACCGGTACCATTGGCCTGGCCCTTGCCTGG aagGTGAAGAGAGTCATTGGGATTGAGCTATGCCAGGAGGCTGTGGAGGATGCCCGGGTGAATGCCCATGCCAATG AGCTAAACAACGTTGAATTCCACTGCGGGAGGGCCGAGGACCTGGTGCCCACTCTGGTGTGCAGACTGGCCTCCCAACAACTTGTGGCCATCTTGGACCCACCACGAGCTGGCCTGC ATTCCAAGGTGATCCTTGCCATCCGAAGAGCTGAGAACCTCAAGCGGCTCCTGTATGTCTCATGCAACCCCCGGGCAGCCATGGGCAATTTTGTGGA CCTCTGCAGGGCCCCATCTAACCGGGTCAAGGGCATCCCCTTCCGACCAGTCAAAGCTGTGGCCGTGGACCTGTTCCCACAAACCCCACACTGTGAGATGCTCATTCTGTTCGAGAGGGTGGAACACCCCAATAGTACGGGAGTCCTAGAGCACCAAGGCCCTCTAGCCCAGCCCTCACAAGAGCCCGCTAATGATACCACACTGGAAGTTGGGGCCTCCTTTTCATCCTAG
- the Trmt2a gene encoding tRNA (uracil-5-)-methyltransferase homolog A isoform X5, with protein MRRSWGGASEPMEVCSQRCSNVLDSPEAPVSREKQEEKEGPRTAAGSGPQPGLYNYIRDDLFTSEIFKLELQNVPRHASFSDVRRFLGRFGLQPHKTKLFGQPPCAFVTFRSAAERDKALRVLHGALWKGRPLSVRLARPKADPMARKRQQEGEPPAMRVADVVTPLWTVPYAEQLERKRLECEQVLQRLAKSTSSCREIGNTNRTLLPWLLTQRHKHNKACCPLEGVRPSPQQTEYRNKCEFLVGVGVDGEDNTVGCRLGKYKGGTCAVAAPFDTVHIPEATKRVVKSFQEFIRSTPYSAYDPETYAGHWKQLTVRTSRRGQAMAIAYFHPQKLSHEELAGLKASLVQHFMEGPGRTSGVTCLYFVEEGQRKTPSQEGLLLEHVAGDRCIQEDLLGLTFQISPHAFFQVNTPAAEVLYTVIQDWAQLDKESTVLDVCCGTGTIGLALAWKVKRVIGIELCQEAVEDARVNAHANELNNVEFHCGRAEDLVPTLVCRLASQQLVAILDPPRAGLHSKVILAIRRAENLKRLLYVSCNPRAAMGNFVDLCRAPSNRVKGIPFRPVKAVAVDLFPQTPHCEMLILFERVEHPNSTGVLEHQGPLAQPSQEPANDTTLEVGASFSS; from the exons ATGCGGAGGAGTTGGGGTGGG GCCTCAGAGCCCATGGAGGTCTGCAGCCAGCGTTGCAGCAATGTCCTGGACAGCCCTGAAGCCCCAGTATCCCgagagaagcaggaggagaaagaggggcCTAGGACTGCTGCAGGCTCTGGTCCTCAACCTGGGCTTTACAATTACATCAGGGATGACTTGTTCACCTCAGAGATCTTCAAGCTAGAGCTGCAGAATGTGCCTCGACATGCCAGCTTCAGCGATGTCCGACGTTTTTTGGGCCGCTTTGGCCTGCAGCCccataaaacaaaactctttGGGCAACCACCCTGTGCCTTTGTGACCTTTCGCAGTGCTGCTGAGCGGGACAAGGCCCTTCGGGTGCTACATGGAGCCCTCTGGAAAGGCCGCCCACTCAGCGTGCGCCTGGCCCGCCCCAAGGCGGACCCCATGGCCAGGAAGAGGCAGCAAGAGGGTGAGCCACCAGCAATGCGAGTTGCTGATGTGGTGACACCTCTTTGGACAGTGCCCTATGCTGAGCAGCTGGAGCGAAAGCGGCTGGAGTGTGAGCAGGTGCTGCAAAGGCTTGCCAA ATCTACTTCATCCTGCAGGGAAATTGGAAACACCAATCGCACACTGCTGCCCTGGCTGCTCACACAGAGGCACAAGCACAACAAGGCCTGCTGCCCACTGGAGGGGGTCAGGCCATCACCCCAGCAG ACTGAGTATCGTAATAAGTGTGAGTTTCTGGTTGGCGTTGGGGTGGATGGGGAAGATAACACTGTTGGCTGCCGACTTGGCAAATACAAGGGTGGGACGTGTGCTGTAGCAGCCCCCTTTGACACAGTGCATATCCCTGAAGCCACGAAACGGGTGGTGAAATCCTTCCAGGAATTCATACG GTCCACCCCATACTCTGCATATGACCCTGAGACATATGCAGGCCACTGGAAGCAGCTGACTGTACGCACCAGCCGCCGCGGCCAGGCCATGGCCATTGCCTACTTCCACCCCCAG AAACTGAGCCATGAGGAACTGGCAGGGCTGAAGGCCTCCCTGGTACAACATTTCATGGAGGGACCAGGCAGGACCAGCGGGGTGACCTGTCTTTACTTCGTGGAGGAGGGACAGCG AAAGACTCCCAGCCAGGAGGGCCTACTCCTGGAGCATGTGGCTGGGGACCGGTGTATTCAGGAGGACCTGCTTGGGCTGACCTTCCAGATCTCTCCTCATGCCTTTTTCCAG GTGAACACACCTGCAGCCGAGGTGCTCTACACAGTCATCCAGGATTGGGCCCAGCTGGACAAGGAAAGTACAGTGTTGGATGTGTGCTGTGGCACCGGTACCATTGGCCTGGCCCTTGCCTGG aagGTGAAGAGAGTCATTGGGATTGAGCTATGCCAGGAGGCTGTGGAGGATGCCCGGGTGAATGCCCATGCCAATG AGCTAAACAACGTTGAATTCCACTGCGGGAGGGCCGAGGACCTGGTGCCCACTCTGGTGTGCAGACTGGCCTCCCAACAACTTGTGGCCATCTTGGACCCACCACGAGCTGGCCTGC ATTCCAAGGTGATCCTTGCCATCCGAAGAGCTGAGAACCTCAAGCGGCTCCTGTATGTCTCATGCAACCCCCGGGCAGCCATGGGCAATTTTGTGGA CCTCTGCAGGGCCCCATCTAACCGGGTCAAGGGCATCCCCTTCCGACCAGTCAAAGCTGTGGCCGTGGACCTGTTCCCACAAACCCCACACTGTGAGATGCTCATTCTGTTCGAGAGGGTGGAACACCCCAATAGTACGGGAGTCCTAGAGCACCAAGGCCCTCTAGCCCAGCCCTCACAAGAGCCCGCTAATGATACCACACTGGAAGTTGGGGCCTCCTTTTCATCCTAG
- the Trmt2a gene encoding tRNA (uracil-5-)-methyltransferase homolog A isoform X2: MRRSWGGVGIPWKKRWDKKASEPMEVCSQRCSNVLDSPEAPVSREKQEEKEGPRTAAGSGPQPGLYNYIRDDLFTSEIFKLELQNVPRHASFSDVRRFLGRFGLQPHKTKLFGQPPCAFVTFRSAAERDKALRVLHGALWKGRPLSVRLARPKADPMARKRQQEGEPPAMRVADVVTPLWTVPYAEQLERKRLECEQVLQRLAKSTSSCREIGNTNRTLLPWLLTQRHKHNKACCPLEGVRPSPQQTEYRNKCEFLVGVGVDGEDNTVGCRLGKYKGGTCAVAAPFDTVHIPEATKRVVKSFQEFIRSTPYSAYDPETYAGHWKQLTVRTSRRGQAMAIAYFHPQKLSHEELAGLKASLVQHFMEGPGRTSGVTCLYFVEEGQRKTPSQEGLLLEHVAGDRCIQEDLLGLTFQISPHAFFQVNTPAAEVLYTVIQDWAQLDKESTVLDVCCGTGTIGLALAWKVKRVIGIELCQEAVEDARVNAHANELNNVEFHCGRAEDLVPTLVCRLASQQLVAILDPPRAGLHSKVILAIRRAENLKRLLYVSCNPRAAMGNFVDLCRAPSNRVKGIPFRPVKAVAVDLFPQTPHCEMLILFERVEHPNSTGVLEHQGPLAQPSQEPANDTTLEVGASFSS; encoded by the exons ATGCGGAGGAGTTGGGGTGGGGTAGGAATCCCCTGGAAGAAGAGGTGGGATAAAAAG GCCTCAGAGCCCATGGAGGTCTGCAGCCAGCGTTGCAGCAATGTCCTGGACAGCCCTGAAGCCCCAGTATCCCgagagaagcaggaggagaaagaggggcCTAGGACTGCTGCAGGCTCTGGTCCTCAACCTGGGCTTTACAATTACATCAGGGATGACTTGTTCACCTCAGAGATCTTCAAGCTAGAGCTGCAGAATGTGCCTCGACATGCCAGCTTCAGCGATGTCCGACGTTTTTTGGGCCGCTTTGGCCTGCAGCCccataaaacaaaactctttGGGCAACCACCCTGTGCCTTTGTGACCTTTCGCAGTGCTGCTGAGCGGGACAAGGCCCTTCGGGTGCTACATGGAGCCCTCTGGAAAGGCCGCCCACTCAGCGTGCGCCTGGCCCGCCCCAAGGCGGACCCCATGGCCAGGAAGAGGCAGCAAGAGGGTGAGCCACCAGCAATGCGAGTTGCTGATGTGGTGACACCTCTTTGGACAGTGCCCTATGCTGAGCAGCTGGAGCGAAAGCGGCTGGAGTGTGAGCAGGTGCTGCAAAGGCTTGCCAA ATCTACTTCATCCTGCAGGGAAATTGGAAACACCAATCGCACACTGCTGCCCTGGCTGCTCACACAGAGGCACAAGCACAACAAGGCCTGCTGCCCACTGGAGGGGGTCAGGCCATCACCCCAGCAG ACTGAGTATCGTAATAAGTGTGAGTTTCTGGTTGGCGTTGGGGTGGATGGGGAAGATAACACTGTTGGCTGCCGACTTGGCAAATACAAGGGTGGGACGTGTGCTGTAGCAGCCCCCTTTGACACAGTGCATATCCCTGAAGCCACGAAACGGGTGGTGAAATCCTTCCAGGAATTCATACG GTCCACCCCATACTCTGCATATGACCCTGAGACATATGCAGGCCACTGGAAGCAGCTGACTGTACGCACCAGCCGCCGCGGCCAGGCCATGGCCATTGCCTACTTCCACCCCCAG AAACTGAGCCATGAGGAACTGGCAGGGCTGAAGGCCTCCCTGGTACAACATTTCATGGAGGGACCAGGCAGGACCAGCGGGGTGACCTGTCTTTACTTCGTGGAGGAGGGACAGCG AAAGACTCCCAGCCAGGAGGGCCTACTCCTGGAGCATGTGGCTGGGGACCGGTGTATTCAGGAGGACCTGCTTGGGCTGACCTTCCAGATCTCTCCTCATGCCTTTTTCCAG GTGAACACACCTGCAGCCGAGGTGCTCTACACAGTCATCCAGGATTGGGCCCAGCTGGACAAGGAAAGTACAGTGTTGGATGTGTGCTGTGGCACCGGTACCATTGGCCTGGCCCTTGCCTGG aagGTGAAGAGAGTCATTGGGATTGAGCTATGCCAGGAGGCTGTGGAGGATGCCCGGGTGAATGCCCATGCCAATG AGCTAAACAACGTTGAATTCCACTGCGGGAGGGCCGAGGACCTGGTGCCCACTCTGGTGTGCAGACTGGCCTCCCAACAACTTGTGGCCATCTTGGACCCACCACGAGCTGGCCTGC ATTCCAAGGTGATCCTTGCCATCCGAAGAGCTGAGAACCTCAAGCGGCTCCTGTATGTCTCATGCAACCCCCGGGCAGCCATGGGCAATTTTGTGGA CCTCTGCAGGGCCCCATCTAACCGGGTCAAGGGCATCCCCTTCCGACCAGTCAAAGCTGTGGCCGTGGACCTGTTCCCACAAACCCCACACTGTGAGATGCTCATTCTGTTCGAGAGGGTGGAACACCCCAATAGTACGGGAGTCCTAGAGCACCAAGGCCCTCTAGCCCAGCCCTCACAAGAGCCCGCTAATGATACCACACTGGAAGTTGGGGCCTCCTTTTCATCCTAG